The Microtus ochrogaster isolate Prairie Vole_2 chromosome 4, MicOch1.0, whole genome shotgun sequence nucleotide sequence CTCTGGGAGCTCTCTCTGATGTACTGGTTGTTATAGCCCGCCGTCTCCTGAGCCAGTCACAGACGGGCATCCCATGGGCATCCCTCAAGTCCAGAGATACAAACTTGAACCAGCATTTCCTCTTCCGCCTCCTGGAGGACCCCTGAGGCGGCACAGCCTGGGGCCCCTCCCTATGAACAGACTAGATGGCAGGTGCTGTTGCCAACTGTTTATTCATCAACCCAAACAGTTGATAAGTGCGACATGTAGCGCCCATGGTCACTGCAGGCCGCTCAATCAGTAGCACAAGCCAAATTATCAGAGGCCAGAGCCTATGGCCTGTCACCCAGGGTACACCAGGATAGCCAAGGGTGTGGGTTTTGCTGAGTGTGAAAGGTATCCAGGTAGTGGTCAGCCTGGAGCTGTGGAGCTGCCAGCCCAGGGAAGAAGGCAAGTGAAGAGCAGGACTTACTTGCACTGGCCAAGAGGCTGACATGGGATCTCTGGTGCTGCCAACAAGGGCTACTACCCTAGTGCCGAGCCTGACGGCTAAGTGAGCAGGTGCATGTGAGTGTTGGGGTCAGGCTGTCCCCTCCTAAGGCATGACTGCTATGAGCTACTCTGCCCCAGTGCAGTAAAGAACCACAGGGTATCATTTTCCCCAGTGGGTCCCAATGGCTCAAGTCACTGAAGCCTTCAGCGCCTATGGCTGGCAAACCAGGAGAAGAAGGGACGTGGGCGTGGGCGTGGGGCCTGGAGGACACGAACAGTGCGTGGTGAGCGCCAGGCTTTGATGGTGGCATCATCGCTGGCTGTCAACAAAAGCTCCTGCTCCTGGGGGCTAAAAGCCACCGAGTTGACCACGTCTTCATGCCGCAGCTTGGCTAGGCAGATGTTGTAGTGGCGGTCCCAGATATAACCATGCCGATCTTCAGCCCCACTGTGGGATAGCATCTGGATGAGCCCACACCCACCAGCAGAAGCCCGTACCCAAGCCCAGGGGCCCACCTGAGCCCACACCTGGCCACAAAATCCCTGCTGACATCCAAGAAGATGAAGAAGCACTCGTCATTGGGCGTGTAGGCACGGTGCGCTCGCAGAGCCCGCTTCACCTCCCGCATGGTCTTGAGGTCAAACACCAGCAGGTCAATCTCCTCTGCAATGGGCGGTGGCTGCATGGGGTCAGCTACCACTGAGCCAGGAGGCCAGGCGCGGCTATTCACATACAGGTACCTGAGCAAGGGACACACGTTAGGTACAAGCATGCTATTAGATCTGGGCCGTCTGTGGTGTCCCGCCCTGCACACCAGGCCCACCTGTTATCAGGAGACAGGCCCATGCCAATGATGTGCCCGTGCACGTCAATGACATGGTCCAGTGCATCAAAGAAGGCATCGGAGCCCCGGCCCTCACCCAGCACAGGCCCTGCTGTAGTCATCTGGTGTGGCAGGATCTGTTTGATGCCTGCATGGAGACCAGGGCAAGGGTCATCCAGAGCCTGGAGGGCCAGCACCACCAGAGCACTCCCAGTTCGAGAACAGCCCTCGTGGTCCACACACACTGCCGACACTGAACACTCAAGCATGGCTGCCCACCTGGTCACTTGCCAACCAATCCCCTGCCTGGGTTTTCACCACTCTTACACAGAATCGAATGCGTCAAAGCCAGAGTTAGATCCCAATGCGTGATCCAAGCTGTGCTTATGAACTTGCTGGTCTGGGGAGCACCACCGTGGTTCTGACCCTCCCAGGCCCAGCTCTGCCCGGCCCACCATTACCGATCTGATGGGGTGAATAGGTGAGGCAGCCAGTGGTGAAGATGAGGTACTTGTTCCTGGTGTCAGCATCGCTACACTCTGGGGGCTTGGTGTGGCCCTGGGCCAGCAGCTCAGCCACCTTGGCCTCCAGTGCACAGTCTGATAGCTGTGCGTGTCCATCCAACACGCTATCCAACATGCGCCGCAAACCTTCCTTGACGCGGCCAGAACCAGAGGTGTGTAAACCCGGGCCAGGGGGCTCTTCTTCACTATCCCCACCTAGGTCGAAGACTCGGCAGGGGAGCCCAGCCTGGTCCCCAGCATCCAGCAGGAGGTCCGGGCTATCAAAGCGGCTGCAGTCTGCCACCATCACCGTGCGGATGGTGCTAGCGTTGAGGTTCTGGATCTTAAAGAGCCGCTTTACCACATTGACATTCTCTGACTCCACATCCTACAGGGACACAAGGCAAGGCCCGCAACAGGTGGGTGCTGGCCAGAGAGCCAGGCCTGGAGAGCAGCCTACCCTGGGCCCTGCGTCTGCTCTTCCACATCCAGCCCTGCCCGCACCTTCCTCTCTATTTCCCTGCCCTACCCCATCTGTCTGCCCAGCCTGTCCCTGCCCCAGTCTGAACCTGGAAGGCATTGTTGAGCCACAGCACTGAACAGGAGGTGATATCTCCAATGCGGTGCAGGTTCCCCGAAATGAGGCTGGTTTCTGTGAGCCAGCAGCCAAACACATCATAGGGCTTGTTTCGCACACGGGACAGCAGGGCGAAGGAGTCTGGGAGGAAGGCCACAACTGGGCATACTGCCAGCAGGCAGGGCACGACGGGGCAGGCAGCCCAACCCAAGGGCCACACTTACCTAGGCTGATGACAGCTATCTCGCCTGAGGAGGAGTTGTGCGGCCCCAGGAACACCCCTGAGGCCAGCAGCAGCGAGTCATCTTGATTGAACTGAGAGAACTGGGTGTAGCTCCAGTTGTACGGCCTCATATCTGCGCTGTGCAGCAGAGAGATGCTTAGGTCGTTGTTCCAGATCTGCAACAGAGGGCCGCGTGGTAATTACCTGGCCAGTCTACGCTGGCAGTACTGGAAGTTCTGACTCTTCTCACTGAGGTGTTGAGTCCTCCTGGGCAAGAATCTCGTCCTAGCCCCTTACCACCCCCTCTTATCATACCCTGTCAATGCAGAGGGCTGGCCCCCAGAGCTAGAGGTTAGAGCTGTTCTTAACTGGGGGTCTTGTGTGGTCCAGATCAGGCCTCCAGGGCCCGTCTGGCCCTCTCTGCTTGTCtcagcactggcttctcttcccatTGAGTTCTGCTGCCTGACAGGTGCTCTCACCTTCACTGTGCAGTCCTTGGAGCAGGAAGCAAACTGGTACCCCGAGTGGGAGAAGCTGAGGTGCAGGACCTGGTCGGTGTGCTCCTTCAGTGTCTGCACCTCCACACAGGGTACCATGTCGTAGAGCCGTCGGAACTCCTCATACCAGGACGTGGCCGCTGTGGGCAATGCAGTGTCAATCCTACATGCAAGCCTCCCTTGCTAGGACAGACCAAGCGCTGACGGCATGGCCTCCCAGCAATGCGGCCCAGGGCTGCAGTCCCTGAGCCCCGAGCCCTTGCTCTGAGGCTAGCAGGTTGTGTGCGGGTACTGACCTGGGTGGCGGGGCACATCTCGAGCCACCTGGTAGTATCGGTAGAACTGCTCCCTCCATAAGAACTCGTCCCGGGATACAGCCTGCCATTGGCGGCACACCAGCCCAGCGGCCAGCACATCTGCAGGGCCCAGGCTCAGGAAGATCTGGTAGATAAGGCTGTCGGGGAGCAGGGGCATGCCCCCCTCGTCCATCGTGACATTCTGCCCAGACGGTCCTGA carries:
- the Fbxw5 gene encoding F-box/WD repeat-containing protein 5 isoform X1 — its product is MGSVRDPHLEGPSGQNVTMDEGGMPLLPDSLIYQIFLSLGPADVLAAGLVCRQWQAVSRDEFLWREQFYRYYQVARDVPRHPAATSWYEEFRRLYDMVPCVEVQTLKEHTDQVLHLSFSHSGYQFASCSKDCTVKIWNNDLSISLLHSADMRPYNWSYTQFSQFNQDDSLLLASGVFLGPHNSSSGEIAVISLDSFALLSRVRNKPYDVFGCWLTETSLISGNLHRIGDITSCSVLWLNNAFQDVESENVNVVKRLFKIQNLNASTIRTVMVADCSRFDSPDLLLDAGDQAGLPCRVFDLGGDSEEEPPGPGLHTSGSGRVKEGLRRMLDSVLDGHAQLSDCALEAKVAELLAQGHTKPPECSDADTRNKYLIFTTGCLTYSPHQIGIKQILPHQMTTAGPVLGEGRGSDAFFDALDHVIDVHGHIIGMGLSPDNRYLYVNSRAWPPGSVVADPMQPPPIAEEIDLLVFDLKTMREVKRALRAHRAYTPNDECFFIFLDVSRDFVASGAEDRHGYIWDRHYNICLAKLRHEDVVNSVAFSPQEQELLLTASDDATIKAWRSPRTVRVLQAPRPRPRPFFSWFASHRR
- the Fbxw5 gene encoding F-box/WD repeat-containing protein 5 isoform X2 — its product is MDEGGMPLLPDSLIYQIFLSLGPADVLAAGLVCRQWQAVSRDEFLWREQFYRYYQVARDVPRHPAATSWYEEFRRLYDMVPCVEVQTLKEHTDQVLHLSFSHSGYQFASCSKDCTVKIWNNDLSISLLHSADMRPYNWSYTQFSQFNQDDSLLLASGVFLGPHNSSSGEIAVISLDSFALLSRVRNKPYDVFGCWLTETSLISGNLHRIGDITSCSVLWLNNAFQDVESENVNVVKRLFKIQNLNASTIRTVMVADCSRFDSPDLLLDAGDQAGLPCRVFDLGGDSEEEPPGPGLHTSGSGRVKEGLRRMLDSVLDGHAQLSDCALEAKVAELLAQGHTKPPECSDADTRNKYLIFTTGCLTYSPHQIGIKQILPHQMTTAGPVLGEGRGSDAFFDALDHVIDVHGHIIGMGLSPDNRYLYVNSRAWPPGSVVADPMQPPPIAEEIDLLVFDLKTMREVKRALRAHRAYTPNDECFFIFLDVSRDFVASGAEDRHGYIWDRHYNICLAKLRHEDVVNSVAFSPQEQELLLTASDDATIKAWRSPRTVRVLQAPRPRPRPFFSWFASHRR
- the Fbxw5 gene encoding F-box/WD repeat-containing protein 5 isoform X3, whose amino-acid sequence is MCWPLGWCAANGRLYPGTSSYGGSSSTDTTRWLEMCPATQIWNNDLSISLLHSADMRPYNWSYTQFSQFNQDDSLLLASGVFLGPHNSSSGEIAVISLDSFALLSRVRNKPYDVFGCWLTETSLISGNLHRIGDITSCSVLWLNNAFQDVESENVNVVKRLFKIQNLNASTIRTVMVADCSRFDSPDLLLDAGDQAGLPCRVFDLGGDSEEEPPGPGLHTSGSGRVKEGLRRMLDSVLDGHAQLSDCALEAKVAELLAQGHTKPPECSDADTRNKYLIFTTGCLTYSPHQIGIKQILPHQMTTAGPVLGEGRGSDAFFDALDHVIDVHGHIIGMGLSPDNRYLYVNSRAWPPGSVVADPMQPPPIAEEIDLLVFDLKTMREVKRALRAHRAYTPNDECFFIFLDVSRDFVASGAEDRHGYIWDRHYNICLAKLRHEDVVNSVAFSPQEQELLLTASDDATIKAWRSPRTVRVLQAPRPRPRPFFSWFASHRR